One Vicia villosa cultivar HV-30 ecotype Madison, WI unplaced genomic scaffold, Vvil1.0 ctg.000852F_1_1, whole genome shotgun sequence genomic window carries:
- the LOC131631625 gene encoding uncharacterized protein LOC131631625, producing the protein MARPMEKIIDINDTKELWKVAVRVAHKWKVVSNNNEHFEMIFEDKEGCDIHVVVPTACMAAYNEKFEVGHTYTVSNFAVQPNNLVFEPCSHKFLVKFTGGTAVGDVDKHEIPPKPRTFTSFSDIITDNFQKNVLIDNTTLLYSFLFALYSSSISYVLHFQQLLRRYCNNTINCTLWEDYANEFFKFNENKTATCDPTVILIQYAKVKEAGQYPLSVTNTFHVTKLLINADFPCVKDFLNSFPKESLRIVSTQQTSQSQQYSRTSTNDNVGHSRVQKLLHGAVSCCHECTKSVRGDKPPYKCDNGHSTEAEIYKYKIEVEGFHGQTSCKFIFWDRECTEILQLSAAQMRETMIKAGITDPLEFPLALNAMLDLDLALRVKWQPSWDSASVVMFIKDSEFVKQFKAPWTDTQVVSSEPFGTPLPLQIKESVDEAKTDAADDCDVVTHLEITSKHNPEPLTPTAKRQTHDGSRESTSISVRD; encoded by the exons ATGGCTCGTCCGATGGAGAAGATTATTGACATCAACGACACAAAGGAGCTGTGGAAAGTGGCGGTCAGAGTGGCCCATAAATGGAAGGTAGTCTCCAACAACAATGAGCACTTTGAGATGATCTTTGAAGACAAAGAG GGGTGTGATATTCACGTGGTTGTTCCAACTGCATGCATGGCCGCATACAATGAGAAGTTTGAGGTGGGCCATACGTATACCGTGTCAAATTTTGCAGTGCAGCCAAATAACTTAGTTTTCGAACCATGCTCCCACAAGTTCTTGGTGAAATTTACGGGAGGAACTGCTGTTGGTGATGTTGACAAACATGAGATACCCCCAAAACCGCGCACTTTCACCAGTTTCTCTGACATCATAACCGACAACTTTCAGAAGAACGTGCTCATTGATAACACTACattgctatattcttttcttttcgCATTATATAGTAGCTCAATTTCTTATGTGCTTCATTTTCAACAATTACTTAGACGTTATTG CAACAACACCATAAATTGCACCCTTTGGGAGGACTATGCCAACGAGTTTTTTAAGTTTAACGAGAACAAGACTGCGACATGTGACCCGACCGTTATTTTGATTCAGTATGCAAAAGTTAAGGAAGCTG GCCAATACCCACTCTCTGTTACCAACACATTCCATGTTACCAAGCTCCTTATCAATGCAGATTTTCCTTGTGTCAAGGACTTCCTCAACAG TTTCCCAAAGGAATCACTGCGTATTGTTTCCACACAACAAACCTCTCAGTCTCAACAATACTCTCGCACTTCGACAAATGACAATGTTGGTCATAGTCGTGTACAGAAGTTGCTGCACGGGGCTGTTTCT TGCTGCCATGAATGCACTAAATCTGTTCGCGGTGACAAACCTCCCTACAAATGTGATAATGGACATTCTACTGAGGCGGAAATCTATAA GTATAAGATTGAAGTTGAAGGTTTCCATGGGCAAACTTCTTGCAAATTTATTTTCTGGGATCGAGAATGTACCGAAATCTTACAGTTGTCAGCTGCTCAGATGCGGGAAACAATGATAAAG GCTGGTATCACAGATCCATTGGAATTCCCGTTAGCTCTCAATGCCATGTTGGACCTGGATCTTGCTTTAAGGGTTAAATGGCAGCCTAGCTGGGACAGCGCCTCAGTTGTCATGTTCATAAAAGATAGCGAGTTCGTTAAACAATTTAAGGCGCCTTGGACGGACACTCAG GTCGTGAGTTCTGAACCATTCGGTACACCCCTCCCACTGCAG ATTAAAGAGAGCGTAGATGAGGCTAAAACTGATGCTGCCGATGATTGTGACGTTGTTACG CACCTAGAGATAACATCCAAGCATAACCCGGAGCCTCTAACACCCACCGCAAAAAGGCAGACTCATGATGGCTCCAGAGAATCAACATCT ATTTCTGTAAGAGATTAG